A section of the Helicobacter pylori genome encodes:
- a CDS encoding RNA polymerase factor sigma-54 — translation MAVLRANISPQNKLNATLKGWLPILQSELEDLEEVLKQNALDNPLIKIENKRIKNFSDRFSAKNSNDHLENFAIASKSLFETLEAQIIPPLFPTETSQKIAMDIINGLDSEGYFEENIEERAKILGVESEVYEKVRKRFSYLNPAGIGARDVKESFLFQLESRELDNNELYEEARKIILNLEKHHEFSKDFYYEKALKILKSFKNPPAIEFLEKEIEVIPELFILEVDDEIIVRLNDESYPTISLEENRFKDSAYLKEKLKEAKDLIDALNLRKATIYKIGLMLLEYQYDFFKGKKLRPLKLLDLANEFNHSVSTISRAISNKYLACERGVFPIKHFFSTALDNSETSNAVIKDYLLELIKNEDKKEPLSDAKILELIEEKFHLKMVRRTITKYRQLLNIASSSERKRLYLMRA, via the coding sequence ATGGCGGTTTTACGCGCAAACATTAGCCCTCAAAACAAATTAAACGCTACTTTAAAAGGGTGGCTTCCCATTTTACAAAGTGAGCTTGAAGATTTAGAAGAAGTGTTGAAACAAAACGCCCTGGATAACCCCTTAATCAAAATTGAAAACAAACGCATCAAAAATTTTAGCGATCGCTTTAGTGCTAAAAATAGCAACGATCATTTAGAAAATTTCGCAATCGCTTCTAAAAGCCTTTTTGAAACCTTAGAAGCTCAAATCATTCCCCCCCTCTTTCCTACTGAAACCTCTCAAAAAATCGCTATGGATATTATTAATGGGCTAGATAGTGAAGGGTATTTTGAAGAAAACATTGAAGAAAGGGCTAAAATTTTAGGGGTAGAGAGCGAAGTTTATGAAAAAGTGCGCAAGCGTTTTAGTTACCTTAATCCCGCTGGTATTGGCGCTAGAGATGTGAAAGAGAGCTTTTTATTCCAGTTAGAGAGTAGGGAATTAGACAATAACGAGCTTTATGAAGAAGCGCGAAAAATCATTTTAAATTTAGAAAAACACCATGAATTTTCTAAAGATTTTTATTATGAAAAGGCTTTAAAGATTTTAAAATCCTTTAAAAACCCCCCAGCCATTGAGTTTTTAGAAAAAGAAATAGAAGTCATTCCGGAACTTTTTATTTTAGAAGTGGATGATGAAATCATCGTGCGTTTGAATGATGAGAGCTATCCGACGATCAGTTTAGAAGAAAATCGCTTTAAAGATAGCGCTTATTTAAAAGAAAAATTAAAAGAGGCTAAAGATTTGATTGATGCACTAAATTTGAGAAAAGCCACGATTTATAAAATCGGCCTCATGCTTTTAGAGTATCAATACGATTTTTTTAAGGGTAAAAAATTGCGTCCTTTAAAATTATTGGATTTAGCCAATGAGTTTAACCACTCTGTAAGCACGATTTCAAGGGCCATTTCTAATAAATATTTGGCATGCGAAAGGGGGGTTTTCCCTATTAAACATTTCTTTAGCACCGCCTTAGACAATAGCGAGACTTCAAACGCTGTGATTAAAGACTACCTTTTAGAATTGATTAAAAATGAAGACAAAAAAGAGCCTTTGAGCGACGCTAAGATTTTAGAACTCATTGAAGAAAAATTCCATTTGAAAATGGTAAGAAGAACAATCACTAAATACCGCCAATTGCTCAACATCGCTTCTTCAAGCGAGAGAAAAAGGCTCTATTTGATGCGCGCTTGA
- the tsaE gene encoding tRNA (adenosine(37)-N6)-threonylcarbamoyltransferase complex ATPase subunit type 1 TsaE codes for MRARLDELNKVAAAILKDDFKGVVLLKGVVGSGKTTLVQACLKHLGLDIQATSPTFSLMHAYSESVFHYDFYMRDLKACLELGMLECLLEKGIHFVEWGDEKLEKILKKYDLAIKVVEIKTESTSRFYTIKIA; via the coding sequence ATGAGAGCGCGTTTAGACGAATTAAACAAAGTGGCGGCTGCAATTTTAAAAGATGATTTTAAGGGGGTGGTGCTTTTAAAAGGCGTTGTGGGGAGCGGTAAAACGACTTTAGTTCAAGCGTGCTTGAAACACTTGGGTTTAGACATTCAAGCGACTTCGCCCACCTTTAGCTTGATGCATGCTTATAGCGAGAGCGTGTTCCATTATGATTTTTACATGCGCGATTTAAAGGCTTGCTTGGAGCTTGGCATGTTGGAGTGCTTGTTAGAAAAGGGGATCCATTTTGTGGAATGGGGCGATGAAAAATTAGAAAAAATTTTAAAAAAATACGATTTAGCTATTAAGGTTGTGGAAATCAAAACCGAATCAACTAGCCGTTTTTATACAATAAAGATCGCTTAA
- a CDS encoding HD domain-containing protein codes for MYAAHPIKPLKAPKLKTKFLRRVFVGASIRRWNDQACPLEFVELDKQAHKAMIAYLLAKDSKDRGKDLDLDLLIKYFCFEFLERLVLTDIKPPIFYALQQTHSQELASYVAQSLQDEVSAYFSLEELKEYLSHRPQILETQILESAHFYASKWEFDIIYHFNPNMYGVKEIKDKIDKQLHNNEHLFEGLFGEKEDLKKLVSMFGQLRFQKRWSQTPRVPQTSVLGHTLCVAIMGYLLSFDLKACKSMRINHFLGGLFHDLPEILTRDIITPIKQSVAGLDNCIKEIEKKEMQNKVYSFVSLGVQEDLKYFTENEFKNRYKDKSHQIVFTKDAEELFTLYNSDEYFGVCGELLKVCDHLSAFLEAQISLSHGISSNDLIKGAQNLLELRSQTELLDLDLGKLFRDFK; via the coding sequence ATGTATGCGGCTCATCCTATCAAGCCCCTAAAAGCCCCTAAACTCAAAACTAAATTTTTAAGGCGTGTGTTTGTGGGCGCGTCTATTAGGCGTTGGAATGACCAAGCATGCCCTTTGGAATTTGTGGAATTAGACAAACAAGCCCATAAAGCGATGATTGCGTATTTGCTCGCTAAAGATTCAAAAGACAGGGGCAAAGACTTAGATTTAGATCTTTTAATCAAGTATTTTTGCTTTGAATTTTTGGAGCGCTTGGTTTTAACCGATATTAAACCCCCTATTTTTTACGCCCTCCAACAAACGCACAGCCAAGAATTAGCCTCCTATGTCGCGCAAAGTTTGCAAGATGAAGTCAGCGCGTATTTCTCTTTAGAGGAATTAAAAGAGTATTTAAGCCACAGGCCCCAAATTTTAGAAACTCAAATTTTAGAGAGCGCGCATTTTTATGCGTCTAAGTGGGAGTTTGACATTATTTATCATTTCAACCCCAACATGTATGGCGTGAAAGAAATAAAAGATAAAATTGACAAGCAACTCCACAATAACGAGCATTTGTTTGAAGGGCTTTTTGGGGAAAAAGAAGATCTGAAAAAATTGGTGAGCATGTTTGGGCAGTTGCGTTTCCAAAAGCGCTGGAGCCAAACCCCAAGAGTGCCGCAAACTAGTGTCTTAGGGCATACCTTATGCGTGGCGATTATGGGGTATTTATTGAGCTTTGATTTAAAAGCTTGTAAAAGCATGCGGATCAATCATTTTTTGGGCGGGCTTTTCCATGATTTACCCGAGATTTTAACCCGAGACATTATCACGCCCATCAAACAAAGCGTTGCAGGGCTTGATAACTGCATTAAAGAAATTGAAAAAAAGGAAATGCAAAACAAAGTCTATTCCTTTGTGTCTTTGGGCGTTCAAGAAGATTTGAAATATTTCACCGAAAACGAGTTTAAAAACCGCTACAAAGACAAGTCTCATCAAATCGTTTTCACTAAAGACGCTGAAGAATTGTTCACGCTTTATAACAGCGATGAATATTTTGGGGTTTGTGGGGAGCTCTTGAAGGTGTGCGATCATTTGAGCGCGTTTTTAGAAGCCCAAATCTCTCTTTCTCATGGCATTTCCAGTAACGATTTGATTAAAGGGGCTCAAAATCTTTTAGAATTGCGATCCCAAACAGAACTGCTTGATTTGGATTTAGGGAAATTGTTTAGGGATTTTAAATAA
- the lptB gene encoding LPS export ABC transporter ATP-binding protein: protein MDILKAEHLNKQIKKTKIVSDVSLEVKSGEVVGLLGPNGAGKTTTFYMICGLLEPSGGSVYLNDVDLAKYPLHKRSNLGIGYLPQESSIFKELSVEDNLALAGESTFKNSKESEEKMESLLDAFNIQAIRERKGMSLSGGERRRVEIARALMKNPKFVLLDEPFAGVDPIAVIDIQKIIESLIGLNIGVLITDHNVRETLSVCHRAYVIKSGTLLASGNANEIYENALVRKYYLGENFKV from the coding sequence ATGGATATTTTAAAAGCAGAGCATTTAAACAAACAGATTAAAAAAACCAAAATCGTTTCAGATGTTTCTTTAGAAGTGAAAAGCGGCGAAGTGGTGGGGCTTTTAGGGCCTAATGGGGCGGGTAAAACCACCACCTTTTATATGATATGCGGGCTTTTAGAGCCTAGTGGGGGGAGCGTTTATTTAAACGATGTGGATTTAGCTAAATACCCCTTACACAAGCGCTCTAACTTAGGCATAGGCTACTTGCCCCAAGAATCCAGCATTTTTAAAGAATTGAGCGTGGAAGATAATCTAGCCCTAGCAGGGGAGAGCACTTTTAAAAACTCTAAAGAGAGCGAAGAAAAAATGGAAAGCTTGCTAGACGCTTTTAATATCCAAGCCATAAGAGAGCGTAAGGGCATGAGCTTGAGTGGGGGAGAAAGAAGGCGCGTAGAAATCGCTAGGGCTTTGATGAAAAACCCTAAATTTGTGCTATTAGATGAGCCTTTTGCGGGCGTGGATCCGATTGCGGTGATTGACATTCAAAAAATCATTGAAAGCTTGATTGGATTAAACATCGGCGTGTTGATCACTGATCACAATGTGCGAGAGACTTTGAGCGTGTGCCACAGAGCGTATGTGATTAAAAGCGGCACGCTTTTAGCGAGCGGGAACGCTAATGAAATTTATGAAAACGCTTTGGTGCGTAAGTATTATTTAGGGGAAAATTTTAAGGTATAG